The following is a genomic window from Nitrososphaerota archaeon.
ATCTTCTTGGCACCTAGTCCGCTGAATCTGGACTCCCTAATCACGGACACAGTAGCTTTGACCAATAACTGAAGTAGGTTGTGTTCCTTTTCCAATATGAAGAACACGGCCGTGAAGACCGGTCTCTTGAGCATTTCGAACCACACAGAAAGCCTGCAAGCGCGTGGTACACAGTATAATGTCGTGAATTAATAGGCCGAAGTGCCATGTGAGCCTCGTATGGAACCGAAAAGGCGTGACATCTTCTCACCTGAAAAGCGAAGCGATGTCATGTCTAGGATAAGGGGCAAGTACAGCAGGCTGGATATTAGGATGAAGAAAATCCTCGCCAAATCGGGTTTGAGATATCAGATGTATCCGAACCTTTTCGGAAAGCCCGACTTCTTAGTGGAGGACCGAATTGCCGTCTTTTGCGATAGCAGTTTTTGGCATGGTAAGAATTGGGGCCGACTACGCCGCAAACTGCTGTTGGGTCGTAATTCCGATTATTGGGTTTCGCATATCAATGCAAACAGGCAGAGAGATCGCCGTGTAACGGCGGAGTTGAGAAAGAGAGGTTTCAAGGTAGTCAGGTTTTGGGATGTTGATATCCAGAAGACGCCGAACTCAGTAGTGGGCAAGTTACATAGCGAATCAGAGCTTATTGAGGGGCATAGTTGATGCATTGATTCATTGCCAATTGACGACCGCTTCCTGAGAGTCAACAGTGGCCTGAACCCAAGTGACCGCGTATATCTCATTGACTCGGGACGATTGGCAAGACTTCAAAGGAAAGGCAAGGTAGTGTGTTACACATGTGGAAAGGCAATAGTGCAAGGTGAGTGGGTTGTTCTCAAACAGGGTAATCGTAGCGGGAAAGTGCGCCATCTAGCTTGTGCGTCAAAGGTTGGGTTGGTCAACCTGCCAAATCCTAGGGTTTATGACGTAAGATCGCCCAAGCAAAATAGCAAAGGCTGGTTGTGCGTAAGTAAGCCCGGAAATCTGAGGAAGATGAAGGGCATGGGAATTTACGGCGTCAGCAAGCGCGATGCAAGCAGGTTGAACCTAATTCGTCCGGGCGATGACCTATTTGTGTTCGCCCCAGGAGATATCGCCAAGGTCATTGGTCACTGCCGAGTCCAGTCTAGCATCTATCAGACTGACAGGCTAGACTCGTACAAGTACCCCTATCGTATCAGAGTGAAGTTCCTTTGGGATGCCGAGAAACATCCAGACCTAGGGGTAACCTTGCCGTGGAGTATCGGTGACGACCTGAGGATTGAACCCAACTTCTCGCTCCGCGCCTTGTTCCAACTTACACCCAAGGCCAAATCAGACCTTCTTTCAGAGATTTATCGGGATGACCGCTTGGATAGGAAGAGAAGTGAATCCAACTAATCACTGGAAGAATTGCCTGGTCTTCTCGTAAAGTCTGACTGACCCGGTTTCCTCTAGGCGCTTCTTCTGATACCAAAGCGTGGATTTAGCCATCCCGAGCTCACGATGCGACTTCGTGAGGATCATCTCCTTTACAGTGTCCTTCTCGAACGCCTCTTTGACCTTGACTGGCCTCAGCACGAACTCCATGTTCTGGTTCCTCCCTAGGAGGAAATTAGCGAACCTCCGCGTGTTCTGGATGATCTCCTCTAGCTTCAGGCCGAGCTTGAAGTTCATGAAGAGCAGGCTGATCGTCCTCTGAGACAACATGGCTTCGTAAGTATCAGTCAGGAAGTGGTTCCTGTCCTTGGCATTGAGTTGTTCCAAGGTCTGAATCACCGCATAATCTGAGTTGGTCCGCCACAGCTCCATCAAGTCGTAGACTAGCCCCCTGCTGTTCCCCATCGCGTGGACGAAGGGGATGGAGTTGTCCAAGCCCATGGCGTTGGTCGCCCGCCTGACGTAGGTCTGCAGGAGGGCATAGGAGTAGTTCATCAGCGCGTTGACGAAGTCAGGAGCTTTCTGGTTGTGCTCGGTGCTGGTTCTGCCCCTGAACTCGAACCCAAGCTTGTTGGACACTCTCTGAATCTGCCTGAAGTATTCAATCGCATACCCTGCTTCGTGGCCTCTGAGGTAGTCCATGTCGCCGAGCCTTGATTGTGTGAAAGGAGGGATGACTGGAACCCTCACGGGGTGGTTCTTGGCGAGGCTGCTGAGGAACTCCTGCTATCGCTTTTCCTTTGCTTCTATGATGGACCTGGCGATCTTCAGGCGTTTGCCCTGGTCAAGGTAGCTCTGATACTGTGCGACCCTCAACTCGTTTGAGGTAGGCTCGTCAGGAAGAAGCTGTGCCAGCACGTTCCCCTTCCAGTTCAGGACTGTCACGCTAACGTTGTGGACGACAAGCCAGTTGATTGCAGCCAAGGAAATCCAGCCCTGGCCCCGCTGAATTACGATGCTGTCGTATGGGATCTCTCTCGGCCTGAACTCCTCGATGACCTTCTCGTCCTTCCTGTCCATGACGACCAAGGAGTGATCTTTGATGCTCAGGCTGACGACTTCGGTGTCTATGTATAATGGCCGCACGACTCAAGACCTCTCGTCATCACGCATGGACATTCGTGTGTGTGACCGAGGGCGCTTTACCCCCAATGGCCTCAGAACACCAACGCCGCCCATCTCATCAAACCGCCTTCGCATTTGAGGACGCAGCTTGTAGACCCCAAACTTGGTCATAACAATTGTAGGTTCGTCCAGCTCCGACAGAATCTTACGATACTGACCCGCCGTGATGGATTCTGGTCTCTTGGCCAGTTTCAACTCCTGCACGAGGGCGACTTTCGCTGGGTCACTCTGGCAAAGCTCCTTGAGATTCCTGGTGAGCGACAGTGAGTAAAGACCCGTTACTTGCATAAGCTCTTTGTAGGTCATGAAATCGAATTCCTTTTCTTCGTAAAGAGACTTGAGTATTTTGTATTGGCTTTGGGACTTGACGAAATCAATGTATCTGTTCCAGTCGCTAGGCTTCCAGCCAACTTTTTTCATCGGATGATACTGGTAGTCCAATAAACTATCTATCGTTTAGCCATTTGGGCCCTTCCTACATTCACAATGGCTAAAGTGAATGCAGAAACAGAACCTGACCCAGCTGCCGGATTCTTATCGGTGGCGGCCAGGAAACGGAAGTATCTCATCGACGATATCGTCGAGGAACTGAGAAAACACAGGCTGAGAGACCTGGACGAGACCAACCCCAGGGACCTCAAGAAAGTCATCGCCATCGTCCAGGACATGCACCCAGAGTCGAACTACTACAAGTGTAGAGAATATTCGATTGTGGCGATCAGGATATGGAAGAAGAACAGAAGGAAGTAGACGCCACCCTGGACAGCTTCGCGGGCTCGGGGGTGGAGATCCCACAAGCCCACTGGGTCATCCAGGAGAACCTCTGGTTCATCGGCTCCATGGCCAAGAAGGTGCGCAAGGGAGAATGGACAATCAATGAGGTGCGGGAGTTCCTCGAAAGCAGAGGATACAAACGCGAGACCGTGAACAGGTTTGTCCGCGCGGTGACGCTACAGCTCAGGGAGGCAGTAGACAGCGTCACCAAGGATTTCCCTCCGCGCAAGAAGGTGGGGAGGAGCGAGGGAGCCATGAGCCCCGAGGAGGTCGAGAAGATCAAAGACCCTTGAGGCCCGCAGGCTAGCCAAGGAGTATCTGGACCAGACGGAAGCTCCCTCCAAGGAGGCAGACACGACATCCTCTGCAAGTTCAGTCGGGACTGCCTCCACCAAGGGGACCGACTCCACTAAGAATGAAGACCACGCCACCAAGAAGACGAAGGAGCGCACCAAGCCAGCTCCCAAGGGGAAGGCTGCGACCACCCGCCATGACAAACATTGACGACTTCAAACGGGAAGCCAGGGACAAGATTGACGGGCTCATCAGCGAGCCTTTTCCAGATGCCCTTCCCGAGCTAGAGCGGTTCTTCGGTGGCCCGTCTGGAGTGCTCACCCGCAAGCAGGTGGTATGGTTCGAGATGTATTGGCGCGAATATGGGACGGCCAAGACCAACGAGAGGGAAATCTGGGAAGCTCTGCAGAGGACTCCTGAGAGGCAGAGGTTTGCCAAGAGGAGACCAACAATCAGGAGAGAAGTGGTAAGGATCTTCGGCCACAAGGTGGTGCGCTACAGAGACATGCGGACTGGTCGCTGGGTGAGAAGGCAAAGGAGGAGATAGAGTCTGAGACGGACCTATTTCGCCAGGCAGAACGAGGCAATGCTCGACCATGATTCTGATTCCTCTTTTCGGGTCTTTCTCTCAAGGCTGTATCTGGTGCTCCCACTCGTCACCAAGATTGTTATCGTTGCAGAAAGGCCCCACCATTATCATACATTCCTCCGGCTCAAGAAGAAACAGACCTGGGCAAACATCTCGGCTTTGCAGACATTCCTCGGGAGCGACAAGTCGCGGGAGCTGGCCAACATGAGCCGTATCCTTGCTGGAGCGACTTATCCCATTCTGTTGATTGAGTATGGCCACAGAGTCCCCCACTGGAGGAGGGCCGACATCATGTGCAGTTGCCCGAGGGTTTGGAAGCGGAAGAAGCTCGGGAACTGCCGCCACCTCGCTCAGGTAAAGGGGCATAGAATGAAGTGGGGCTTCATTTCGACAAGACTGAAGGAAGTAGGAGTGAAAATGTAATGTGCTCGCACAACTGCAGGCGGCACTATTTTGTGGTGGACCCCTGGTTCACGGGGAGGTGCAAGTGCGGATGCTACATCACCAAACGCAACCTGCTCACGATGCTCAGTAACATGATCGCTGGCAGGTCGCGCGCGAGGTCTGTCCTCTGCACCAACGGCGTGCAGATATGGGCGCGGAGATAAACCCGTGTTCGTTTGCCCGAAGTGCGGATGTGTCACGGACGCCGCCGAGGAGTTCGATGAACACATGAAGGTCTCGCACAGCTCGCCTCTCAGGAGGCTGGCCAAGAAGGTCTTCAGGCTCTAGCCTTCAGTCGCAGTTCTCGCACCTAATCGAGGGGTGGACCCCCTTCGGCCTCCTCAGGAAGTGTGAAATCTCCAGCCCGTCGTGGATGACGTAGTACTCGTACTTGTCGTCCTCTCCTGCTTCTTTTGGCTCACTCATTAGGGAACCCCTCTTGGGCTGCAGGGAGATAATCACCAACCAGTTCTCGAAGCGCCTTGACGTACTTTCTCACAAGGCCCGGGTTG
Proteins encoded in this region:
- a CDS encoding DUF559 domain-containing protein; this translates as MEPKRRDIFSPEKRSDVMSRIRGKYSRLDIRMKKILAKSGLRYQMYPNLFGKPDFLVEDRIAVFCDSSFWHGKNWGRLRRKLLLGRNSDYWVSHINANRQRDRRVTAELRKRGFKVVRFWDVDIQKTPNSVVGKLHSESELIEGHS
- the cas1 gene encoding CRISPR-associated endonuclease Cas1, which translates into the protein MDYLRGHEAGYAIEYFRQIQRVSNKLGFEFRGRTSTEHNQKAPDFVNALMNYSYALLQTYVRRATNAMGLDNSIPFVHAMGNSRGLVYDLMELWRTNSDYAVIQTLEQLNAKDRNHFLTDTYEAMLSQRTISLLFMNFKLGLKLEEIIQNTRRFANFLLGRNQNMEFVLRPVKVKEAFEKDTVKEMILTKSHRELGMAKSTLWYQKKRLEETGSVRLYEKTRQFFQ
- a CDS encoding CRISPR-associated endonuclease Cas1; translated protein: MRPLYIDTEVVSLSIKDHSLVVMDRKDEKVIEEFRPREIPYDSIVIQRGQGWISLAAINWLVVHNVSVTVLNWKGNVLAQLLPDEPTSNELRVAQYQSYLDQGKRLKIARSIIEAKEKR